One genomic window of Magnolia sinica isolate HGM2019 chromosome 3, MsV1, whole genome shotgun sequence includes the following:
- the LOC131240020 gene encoding protein CURLY FLAG LEAF 1-like — MMIKEFLQQKQELSLGKGEEEKNKKMRLWRVADRPELSLGPSRFIVAECGNSSSSESEANPCRKRKYAFDQLKTDPMIQTSIELQLKDPLPLDWEQCLDLESGRMYYLNRKTLKKSWNWPKDQKIDLELNISTLSNSDGNSATVVEDANKNYNTSSNMVAVACLKCHLLVMLCKSSPSCPNCKYLHSLPTQQSPRPKISTTKTLETLSLLN, encoded by the exons ATGATGATTAAGGAATTCTTACAACAAAAGCAAGAACTTTCTTTGGGGAAGGGGGAAGAGGAGAAGAACAAGAAAATGAGGCTTTGGAGGGTGGCAGATCGTCCTGAGCTTTCATTGGGCCCCTCCCGATTCATTGTTGCGGAGTGCGGAAATAGCTCGTCGTCGGAGTCCGAAGCGAATCCTTGTCGGAAGAGGAAGTATGCATTCGATCAATTAAAGACTGATCCCATGATTCAAACTAGTATCGAGCTTCAGCTAAAAGACCCATTGCCTTTGGACTGGGAACAATGCCTAGATCTTgaa TCTGGGAGAATGTACTATTTGAATAGGAAGACCTTGAAGAAGAGCTGGAACTGGCCCAAAGACCAAAAGATAGACTTGGAGCTCAACATTTCAACACTATCCAATTCTGATGGGAACAGCGCTACAGTGGTTGAAGATGCAAATAAGAACTACAACACAAGCAGCAACATGGTTGCTGTGGCATGTCTTAAGTGCCATCTCCTTGTCATGCTGTGCAAGTCCTCTCCGTCTTGCCCGAATTGCAAATACCTGCATTCGTTGCCGACCCAACAAAGCCCGCGTCCAAAGATTTCAACCACAAAAACCTTAGAAACACTAAGCCTCTTAAATTAG